In Schistocerca piceifrons isolate TAMUIC-IGC-003096 chromosome 9, iqSchPice1.1, whole genome shotgun sequence, the following proteins share a genomic window:
- the LOC124717198 gene encoding uncharacterized protein LOC124717198 produces MAMRPLNDRELEEIVNASPDEGSLSEFEDHISNASESECSDDSYDSPQPIQNSVETFLSKNGNIEWQLHPPAQHGRLPASNIIKSTPGVTRYAVSRISDVKCSFEAVFHTALQNEIIEMTNIEGQRVYGEQWTDIDGSVFHAYLGLLLLAGVYRSHGESTKSLWDKDTGRNIFRATMSHETFCKISRVLRFDKKSTREERRRTDKLAAIRSIWENKTSYVLKAQIYTGKVSGAAPERNQGMRVVSDLTSELRGQNITCDNFFTSYNLGQLLLKRKLTMLGTIRKNKPELPHKMTNKEVHSSSFYFTNDTTVVNYIPKRHKNVVLMSTLHHDAEISDRADKKPKMILDYNSTKGAVDTLDQLLGTYTCKRKSNRWPMIVFYNILDVSAYNAYVLWISVDPNWNASKLTRRRIFLEELGKSLIKEHIASRTHFPRTEDSLRMVTSIQNPNDVGGVSESVTTRKSTKRARCKFCPSSNDNKTNMVCGKCSKHICKKHVTYLCPQCKQYWNRTTMSIAKTVPKFMFLKHFDMSGHIDPNSIYVK; encoded by the exons atggcgatgagaccattgaatgatcgtgagttggaagaaatagtaaatgcctcaccagatgaaggatcactttctgagtttgaagatcacatcagcaatgcatctgaaagcgagtgttccgatgacagttacgacagtccacagcccatacaaaatagtgtagagacttttctttctaaaaatgggaatatagaatggcagttgcatccaccagcacaacatggtcgcctaccagcttcgaacatcatcaagagtaccccaggagttaccaggtatgcagtcagcagaatatctgatgtaaaatgttcatttgaagcagtatttcacacagcgcttcaaaatgaaataatagagatgacaaatattgaagggcagcgagtttatggtgaacagtggacagatattgatggttctgttttccatgcatacttaggactcttactcctagcgggtgtatatcgatctcatggggagtctacaaaaagtttgtgggataaagatactgggcgaaacatatttcgagcaaccatgtctcatgaaacattctgtaagatatcacgtgtcctgcgatttgacaagaaatctactagagaggaaagacgacgtactgacaaacttgccgcaattcgtagtatttgggagaa caaaacttcatacgtactgaaagcccaaatttatacaggaaaggtgagtggagcggcaccagaaagaaatcagggaatgagggtggtatctgatctcacttctgagttacgtggtcagaatatcacgtgtgacaacttttttacgtcgtacaatttggggcagctgcttctgaaaaggaaattgactatgttgggaactatacggaaaaataagccggagcttccacacaaaatgaccaacaaggaggtacacagctcttcattttacttcacaaatgacactactgtggttaattatattcctaagagacacaagaatgttgtacttatgagcactctccaccatgatgcggaaatcagtgacagggctgataagaagccaaaaatgattttggactataattcaaccaaaggtgctgtagacacgcttgatcagttattaggtacatatacatgcaaacgaaaaagtaataggtggccaatgatagttttctacaatattcttgatgtttctgcttataatgcatacgttttgtggatttcggttgaccctaattggaatgcaagcaaattgactagaaggagaatattcttggaggaacttggaaagtcactgataaaagaacatattgcatcaagaacgcatttcccaagaacagaagattctttgagaatggtcacaagcatccaaaacccgaatgatgtgggtggtgtgtcagaatcggtaacaacaagaaaatctacaaaacgtgcacgctgtaagttctgtccatcaagtaatgacaataaaacaaacatggtgtgtggaaaatgtagtaaacatatttgcaagaaacatgtaacctacttgtgtccacagtgcaagca gtactggaatagaacaacaatgtcgatagctaaaactgtaccaaaatttatgtttctaaagcattttgatatgtcgggtcatattgacccgaacagtatatatgtcaagtaa